The sequence TTGTCAATCTTAAGGAAATTTATTAACCCATAAATATCCGCGGCATGTTGATCAAAACTACGCACATCGCCTTTTTTATCGGATTGTCCCTGGAAAATAAAATCGCATAAAATAATACGATAATTTTCCGTAAATGCAGGAAGTATCAGGTTCCACGCAACGGTAGATTGAGAAATACCATTCAAAAAAAGGATATAGTTTTTTGATTTGGGATTCCCAATCAGTTCATAATATAAATTTAGCTCATCACTGGTTTTAAAAAGCATAGGCGTAGAAAAATTAAAACATGTGTAAACCTCCGTTGATGGCAATGTTAGCACCGGTAATGTAGCGTGCTTCATCCGAAGCTAAATAACTTACCGCATCCCCGATTTCGGAAGGAGTACCTAAACGTCCCATCGGAATTTGCTGTATAATTTTATCTCTTATTTCTTCTTTAATTGCCATTACCATTGCTGTTCCCACATAACCTGGAGAAACCGTATTAACTGTAATACCTTTTTTGGCAACTTCCAAAGCGAGTGATTTTGTAAATCCATACATACCAGCTTTTGTTGCTGCATAATTGGTTTGTCCAAATTGTCCTTTCTGTCCATTAACGGAAGAAATACAGATAATGCGTCCCCAACCTTTTGCAATCATACCTTCAATCACGAGCCTTGAGCAGATGAATACACTGTTAAGATTTGTATTTATCACTTCGTACCATTGTTCTGGTGTCATTTTATGAAGTGCCGAATCTCTTGTAATTCCTGCATTATTAACCAACACGTCAATCGGTCCGATTTCTTCATTGATTTCACGAATCATATTTTCAGCAGATTTATAATCGGAAATATCGCCTTGGGCAATTTTTACATCAATACCCATCTTAAGCACTTCTTCTCGCCACTTTTTTGCTTCTTCTCGCCACTTCATCGCTTTTGTAAAATCCTTATAATTAGCTACTACGGTATATCCATCTTTGTATAGTCTTTCACAAATCGCAGTTCCCATACCGCCGGTACCGCCAGTAACTAAGGCTATTTTGTTATTCTTTTTTCTCATACATTAACTC is a genomic window of Bacteroidia bacterium containing:
- the phbB gene encoding acetoacetyl-CoA reductase; the protein is MRKKNNKIALVTGGTGGMGTAICERLYKDGYTVVANYKDFTKAMKWREEAKKWREEVLKMGIDVKIAQGDISDYKSAENMIREINEEIGPIDVLVNNAGITRDSALHKMTPEQWYEVINTNLNSVFICSRLVIEGMIAKGWGRIICISSVNGQKGQFGQTNYAATKAGMYGFTKSLALEVAKKGITVNTVSPGYVGTAMVMAIKEEIRDKIIQQIPMGRLGTPSEIGDAVSYLASDEARYITGANIAINGGLHMF